In a single window of the Pseudopipra pipra isolate bDixPip1 chromosome Z, bDixPip1.hap1, whole genome shotgun sequence genome:
- the CHRNB3 gene encoding neuronal acetylcholine receptor subunit beta-3 isoform X1 translates to MLSLVLFALCLSHSDVDAFSSIAENEDALLRHLFEGYQKWIRPVQNSNDTIKVFFGLKISQLVDVDEKNQLMTTNVWLKQEWMDHKLSWNPEEYGGITAIRVPSESLWLPDIVLFENADGRFEGSLMTKAVVKYNGVVTWTPPASYKSSCTMDVTFFPFDRQNCSMKFGSWTYDGNMVDLILVDENVDRTDFFDNGEWEILNAKGMKGNRKDGLYSYPFVTYSFVLRRLPLFYTLFLIIPCLGLSFLTVLVFYLPSDEGEKLSLSTSVLVSLTVFLLVIEEIIPSSSKVIPLIGEYLLFIMIFVTLSIIVTVFVINVHHRSSATYHPMAPWVKRLFLQKLPRLLCMKGHVDRYSFSEAEEKGSTLKSKFLGKQKYRQAKDREKIVVAFLEKAADSIRYISRHVKKEHFIRQVVQDWKFVAQVLDRIFLWLFLVVSVTGSVLIFTPALRIWLNNAL, encoded by the exons ATGCTGTCCCTGGTGCTCTTTGCTCTGTGTCTGAGCCACTCAG ACGTGGATGCCTTCAGTTCAATCGCTGAAAACGAGGATGCGCTCCTCAGGCACTTATTTGAAGGCTATCAGAAATGGATCCGTCCTGTGCAAAACTCCAACGACACCATCAAAGTCTTCTTTGGATTAAAGATATCGCAGCTTGTGGATGTG GATGAGAAGAATCAGCTGATGACAACCAACGTGTGGCTGAAACAG GAATGGATGGACCACAAGCTCTCCTGGAATCCAGAGGAATACGGTGGGATCACTGCTATCCGTGTCCCCTCTGAGTCTCTGTGGCTTCCTGACattgttttgtttgaaaa TGCTGATGGACGTTTTGAAGGATCCCTGATGACCAAAGCCGTGGTGAAGTACAATGGAGTGGTGACCTGGACACCACCAGCCAGTTACAAGAGCTCCTGCACAATGGACGTGACCTTCTTCCCCTTCGACAGGCAGAACTGCTCCATGAAGTTTGGGTCGTGGACATATGATGGCAATATGGTGGACTTGATTTTAGTGGATGAAAACGTAGATAGGACAGACTTCTTTGATAATGGGGAGTGGGAGATCTTAAATGCCAAAGGTATGAAAGGCAACAGGAAGGACGGACTGTACTCTTACCCATTTGTCACTTACTCCTTTGTGTTGAGACGCCTTCCCCTGTTCTATACTCTTTTCTTAATAATACCTTGCCTGGGATTGTCTTTTCTAACTGTCCTGGTGTTTTACCTACCTTCAGATGAAGGGGAAAAACTTTCACTGTCTACGTCAGTTCTAGTTTCCCTCACCGTTTTCCTTTTAGTGATTGAGGAAATAATCCCTTCTTCTTCCAAAGTCATCCCCCTGATCGGTGAGTATCTGCTCTTCATCATGATTTTTGTGACCCTCTCCATCATTGTGACTGTGTTTGTCATCAACGTCCACCACCGATCCTCAGCAACTTACCATCCCATGGCTCCCTGGGTTAAAAGACTCTTTCTCCAGAAGTTGCCTCGGCTGCTCTGCATGAAGGGCCACGTAGATCGCTACTCCTTCTCAGAAGCTGAAGAAAAGGGAAGCACCTTGAAATCGAAGTTTCTGGGGAAGCAGAAATACAGGCAAgcaaaagacagagaaaaaattgTCGTTGCCTTTCTGGAAAAGGCCGCTGACTCCATTCGGTACATTTCCAGGCACGTTAAAAAGGAGCATTTCATCAGACAG GTTGTACAAGACTGGAAGTTTGTAGCTCAAGTCCTGGACCGGATTTTCCTGTGGTTATTTCTGGTGGTGTCAGTGACGGGTTCAGTTCTCATCTTTACACCTGCATTACGGATATGGTTGAACAATGCTTTGTAG
- the CHRNB3 gene encoding neuronal acetylcholine receptor subunit beta-3 isoform X2 yields MTTNVWLKQEWMDHKLSWNPEEYGGITAIRVPSESLWLPDIVLFENADGRFEGSLMTKAVVKYNGVVTWTPPASYKSSCTMDVTFFPFDRQNCSMKFGSWTYDGNMVDLILVDENVDRTDFFDNGEWEILNAKGMKGNRKDGLYSYPFVTYSFVLRRLPLFYTLFLIIPCLGLSFLTVLVFYLPSDEGEKLSLSTSVLVSLTVFLLVIEEIIPSSSKVIPLIGEYLLFIMIFVTLSIIVTVFVINVHHRSSATYHPMAPWVKRLFLQKLPRLLCMKGHVDRYSFSEAEEKGSTLKSKFLGKQKYRQAKDREKIVVAFLEKAADSIRYISRHVKKEHFIRQVVQDWKFVAQVLDRIFLWLFLVVSVTGSVLIFTPALRIWLNNAL; encoded by the exons ATGACAACCAACGTGTGGCTGAAACAG GAATGGATGGACCACAAGCTCTCCTGGAATCCAGAGGAATACGGTGGGATCACTGCTATCCGTGTCCCCTCTGAGTCTCTGTGGCTTCCTGACattgttttgtttgaaaa TGCTGATGGACGTTTTGAAGGATCCCTGATGACCAAAGCCGTGGTGAAGTACAATGGAGTGGTGACCTGGACACCACCAGCCAGTTACAAGAGCTCCTGCACAATGGACGTGACCTTCTTCCCCTTCGACAGGCAGAACTGCTCCATGAAGTTTGGGTCGTGGACATATGATGGCAATATGGTGGACTTGATTTTAGTGGATGAAAACGTAGATAGGACAGACTTCTTTGATAATGGGGAGTGGGAGATCTTAAATGCCAAAGGTATGAAAGGCAACAGGAAGGACGGACTGTACTCTTACCCATTTGTCACTTACTCCTTTGTGTTGAGACGCCTTCCCCTGTTCTATACTCTTTTCTTAATAATACCTTGCCTGGGATTGTCTTTTCTAACTGTCCTGGTGTTTTACCTACCTTCAGATGAAGGGGAAAAACTTTCACTGTCTACGTCAGTTCTAGTTTCCCTCACCGTTTTCCTTTTAGTGATTGAGGAAATAATCCCTTCTTCTTCCAAAGTCATCCCCCTGATCGGTGAGTATCTGCTCTTCATCATGATTTTTGTGACCCTCTCCATCATTGTGACTGTGTTTGTCATCAACGTCCACCACCGATCCTCAGCAACTTACCATCCCATGGCTCCCTGGGTTAAAAGACTCTTTCTCCAGAAGTTGCCTCGGCTGCTCTGCATGAAGGGCCACGTAGATCGCTACTCCTTCTCAGAAGCTGAAGAAAAGGGAAGCACCTTGAAATCGAAGTTTCTGGGGAAGCAGAAATACAGGCAAgcaaaagacagagaaaaaattgTCGTTGCCTTTCTGGAAAAGGCCGCTGACTCCATTCGGTACATTTCCAGGCACGTTAAAAAGGAGCATTTCATCAGACAG GTTGTACAAGACTGGAAGTTTGTAGCTCAAGTCCTGGACCGGATTTTCCTGTGGTTATTTCTGGTGGTGTCAGTGACGGGTTCAGTTCTCATCTTTACACCTGCATTACGGATATGGTTGAACAATGCTTTGTAG